The region ctgACCCTTTTTATAATTATAATTGCTTACACTGTTAGCCTTTATAATGAAAACTGTCTGAATTTAGTTGTGcttatttctttcatttcagtctTGTTTTGACCTGGAAGCATcttattcttctgtttttgttgttttatatgtttaaaaaaaaaaaaaaacaatcactgaCAGTATTAAGCTATCTGAGATTCCCCAGGGTTGATCGTGTTACAGTAAAATGCCATGTGGTGGTTAATTGTTAAATATCAAACTTTGAGGTGGTTCATACcacttttttcaaaaatatattttgcatttcTGGGGGCTTTGTGTTGTATTGTGAAAAATGTGTGGACTTTAATGTGAccttttatttgaatttaagGATGTTTACAAGGTTTTCAATTAAGAACtgtaaatatattgtttaaaatctgattttatcCTTATAATTTAAAGGTAATCTAGTAAAACAGTTGGACTGAAGTTCATTCCACATCACTAGACTTTAAAGTGGTTGGTTGTTTGCAATAAACAAATTACACAACACTTTAACTacttaaataaaactattattaCACGGATTTGTCCAAATTGTGCACTAAATTTTACTGCAGTCTAAAATGTGCTTACAGGAGCACAATTGGCAAATCCATTGTGGTCTCAGGCACACCTGATGCAACCAGTCAAGGGCTGTATTAGATGCATCAGGTGAGCTTGAGATGGAACACCTCAAATACCTGGAGTGTTGACCGTAACACTTCATTGCATGTGGTTGAATCAAGAGAACTGTCCAAAAGGTTCAGAGAAGAGTTTCAGACAAACGAGGAAAAGcacaaacatattaaaaaagCTCTTAATGTTCTAAGAGATGCAGCTGGAAGCGTGGTTCAGAACTTTAAAGTTAAAGAAAGAGCAGAAAGAGAAAGCTATGACCAGCTGCCATCGGATACCTGAAGAGGTAGGTGGGCAAAAACCCATGACTACACTGACCCAAATGCACAACAAATCTTCCAAAATGTCTCTCACAACTCTGAGTAATTCAAAGATGTTTGGAGCAATAAGTCAATAAAAAGTGATAAGAAAAGAACACCCTacctacagtgaagcatggcgTAGGCTCAGTGATGCTCTGGGGCTGCGTTGTTTTGTCTGGCACTGGACACCAGCTGGAGGGAAGATGGATTTAAGCAACAGGAAATCCTACGAAGGAATTTCATGCTGTGTGAGGAAGCTACAGATTGGACTTCATTAGTCAagaaaatgatccaaagcatTCTTTAAAGTCCACCAAAGCTTGTTTTCAGAAGAAGGCCTGGGAGAGTCGAGGTGCCACCATATTCACCTGACTTGAACTTCACTGAAAATCTCTGGTGGGTTTTGAAAAAGGCAGGTTTTCACTATTAGTGAACTGGAGGTGCCATGTTTGCAATAAGCCAAAACAGCAGAAGGGCGCTCTACTAATTACTAAACATGCTTGTCATCAAGGGGTTGAATAATTTTGAGACAGCAATCAGTAAAAGTAGCATTTTGTGCTGGTTTTGCAATGTTGTGTTGAGctatttaatgtgtttaattaCAGCAAGCAGTTGCTAGTTTCTATATAAACAAGATTGGAAAGTCTTTTGGATGCGTTTTGGAACATCTGCATATTCTACAATCTTTTCAAACACTCCCCAGCCTCTTTATTGGGTATAACTATTTGATAATCAATACAAATAGGGAATCGGCCAATCAATAGCAGCAACTCAATGAATTATGGCATCAAGATGTGGAGAAGATGATTTGTGGAAGTGGTGCAAAGGTATGGGGGCATATTCTTGACATGCTTTCCCCCCCTACCTGTTGAGCATTGTTTAAACACCAGTGTTCTCTTGGCTGCTGCCAGCAGGATAATCCACCTTGTCAAAAAACTCAATCTCAGCactttcttgaacatgacaatgagttcactgtttTCCTGACACAGTCATAgagcatctttgggatgtggtgcacaggagatttgcatcatgaatGTATTGCAGATACATCTGTGTGGTGCCATCATGTCACCATGGACCAAAATCCCTGTGAACAGTTCTGATGCCTTGGTAAATGTGTGTCACAAAGAATAAAGGAAGTCCGACATGCTACTCACCAGGTGTTTCTTATAAAGTGGGGAGTGACTGCTCAGTGTTAAACCCAAGATCCCTGTATCacctgtcaagcatggtggtaatggaatcatgctgtgggactgttttGCCACCAGTGGGGTGTTCCTACAGGACCAGGACCCCAAACACACAATACAACTGTTTTTAGAATGGATAAACCCGGCTAAgtttaagcttctggaatgatTTTTCCAAAGCTCTGACTTCAATCCTAGTGAAACCTTGTGGTTTATGCTGATAATAAACACCAAACAATTCTGGCATAAGCGTTCAAATATTCAACCAGAACAGCGACAGAAGTTttttcacaaaaagaaaaaaaaaagcataaggGACATTTACCAAATATTATTGGAGGTGTATGTACATATTTAAGCCGATACGTAagattttgtgataaaatacAGCAGTAGAAATGAGAGATCAAATTCAATCCTCCTGATTTGTCGCAAGATACTTTAGGGATTCCATATTCCCATTGCTTCTCAAGGATAAGTCAAGTAGCTCCATGAAAATCAAGCTTTAtgataaataattcattttgtgatgttttatTCATAAGAATATGAAATACACTCCTGATCAGAATCTTAAGACTGGGGAAAATTAGAAATACTTATTCACACCAGAGGAAGAGGTGCAAGGTACAAAACAGAGTATACAAATgactgaaaactgcattttaatttgaatgggTAGGTCAGCTGACCGAGAGTTGAAAAAATAAGTCCAAAAATAAGCATCAATAAAAGCCCTCAGTGGTGAGTAGCTCCAATGCCTTTGTTGATCAGTTCAGAAGCCGGTGGGAATGTTGCTCCATGTGGTGAAGATTGCTTCACGAAAGGCATCTGTCTGAACTGACATCTTTTTTTGTACACCTCTTTTGCTTTCCCCCACAAACATTTTAAGTGGGGGACATGCAGGAATAAGAGGAAAGATTATTTGTCAGACAAGCACTATGAACTACATGGTTGTTGTGTTGGATGGCCAGTGATCACTGCACAGACAAGGACCCTCAGTCAAGAGGGATGTCTGCTTCAACATCCTCGCATAGTCAGCAGTTGCTTGATGCCTTTGCACAACCTAAAGCTCTCAGATCCTGATGGAACCTCCTTCACTGTGGGTGAGTAGAAGACATCTGTGTTCTAGAAGAGCATCTCTACGGTTTCTTGGCTGCAGTTGCATCCATAAAGGACTGAATTTATCGACATTATTTTAGCTAAAGACTGTGTCGGTATTCAGGGCACAGCCTGGACTGCTTCAGGTTTTACCTAACAGATCTTTCTGTATTAATCTTGACTGTTTTAAATCGTCTACTCCCATTCTGTCCCTCCGGGCCCTGTTCTTGGACCTGTGTTCTTCTCCCTGCATCTCCTGCCTCTGAGCTCCActtttagaaaatgaaaaaaaggccAGAATGGCTTTAAACTTTCTTCAGCTTAACTATGAGAAGACAgaagttattgttttttatcttgGTGTTGCCCATGAGTCCACCTGTGTAGACCTTGACCGTATGTGAAGATTTGTTAAATTTGCTGTCAGAAATGTGGGTTCTAGTATGGTGTTTTAAGTTTGGAAAGGTTTTATCAACTAAGCTGACAAAGGTTAATATATTCTTGCAATGCAGGATTTTGGGACAGCTATCCATGCTTTCATAACGGCTGGATTACTGTAATTCCCTTTATTTTGGTTTCTCCCTTGGGGTCCCTTTCCAGCTGGTACAAAATGCAGCCGCTCGTCTTTTAACTGGAACTCAAAGCGGGAGCCCACGCAATTCCTGTTGTAGCTTCCCTGCATTTCTGCCTGTCTGCTTTAAAGTTCAttttaaagttctttatttgattttaagtCTTTAAATGGTCTTCCCTCATTCTATTTCCCCTTCTCACTCACTCAGGTCAGCTGGCCAGCTAATCCAGGACCAAAAAGGTGACGAAGCTCAGACGGGACAGGGCACTTTTGCAGAAGCAGCCCCTAAGATGTGAAACCTGCTGCCGCTTATTAGACATGCCAGTTctgtttttacatctttttaaaacccacctttttaatggtttttgACCCAGcaagtttgtattttattgttttgtgtatTGTATTCTTTTTTGGTATTGCTTTAAAGcgcctttatgttttttatgaattattttttatacattCCTGGATGTTTTTGATTCTGAATGTCTAATTATGAACTGGTTGTGATCCAACAGCATGAAATGTTTCCCCAGTCTTACGTTTTAGATAAGAATTGTATTTTCATTTACACAATGATATAAAACTGGGAACACATTGGTACCTGCGGTGTAGAAACTATTAACTGAAAAGCTATATTTGAGTCAGTACCTGAGAATGTGTCTAAACACCTTAGTGTTATCGTGATATTaagcttttttatttacatgtcaAAAAAGTGAATGTCATCAAATACAAAACGGAAGGCACGAGAAGCAGTCAGACGGTAAAGCAAGTTGTTCTGATTTTATATGACAGAAATGAGAACAGAATCAAACCAGAATAGAAAAACTACATTTGCTTAtgacaaaattattttcataaaactgtaaaatcGCTGCAGGATCAACGTTATGACCCTGGTGTGAAATGTGCTTTAATACATACCATCTACAACACAATAACAACGCATGTTTAAGTCATGCAACAGTAAACACTTGTTAAGAAATGTGCTTCATGATATTTCATAGAAACTAAAATTGCAGGGCGGTGAAGTTGTATGTATCATCACACCATACTGCTGTGTAAATGGGGGAACACTGTTTACTTACACGGATCACGCAATGAGTTGTGCAAAGTTTTTTTGCTGAGCTCATTGTTCAAACTGGGTGCCCAGTTTAACGTTACTGTTGTGATGGTGCACTGTTTACCCTTTTCATCTCAACTTTCACTTACTGGATCAGACACTGAAGACTTCCAGAAACTGTCTGTAGGACAACTTATGTTCCTTGACCTTTTCAGGCAGGTGGTGCATGTTGGTGATTCATCACCATCAGGGAGAGCAAGGTCACAGCCTGCCAGCCAGGTTTTCCACACATAATATTTGAGCAAGAAACCTTGCTTAAATATTATGCCTTTGATAGAAACTTGTTCAGATTTGGTCTTTGCTCCTggttgtttcatttttcttcacaactAAGATGACTGAATGAAAATGTTGTTCCAGTGATACAACTGAGTGTGCTTACTAGATCTGTGTTGTATGTTGAAGGCACAAAGGGACGAGCCCTCCCAGAATCCATAaaattcataatttttatgCCATTTCTGTGAAGTTCTATTTAAAAGGCCAATGGGAGCAGCATGGAGACCAGGGCGGTACTACAGGAATTAGTGCCTTCTACTGATTGGACAATGGAACAGAGGCAGGAAAAAGGCCAAAGCCTGAATGGTTACCCTTCGCTGGTAGAACATCTTAAACTCACCATGTGAATAAGCCACCGCTGCTAAAAATGCAGGAATGTTAAATTGAGTAAATATTTAATCATctcacagaaaataaagtttttcactCAACACTGCTGTGTGAATGTGGCAACACAAAAAACTGCATGACAAGGAAAAGGAACACTTATAATATCTCAAGCACTGGCATTCTCATTACATACAGCCGACCCTTCTGCTCTATCAAAAAACATTTCGCAACAATGTCCGGACACGCCAGGGCGCACAGTTCATCCGAGCTCCTCACTCTCACAAGGAACTCtgcaatgtttttgctgatctgCTTGTTCTGGATTGTTGGTTGGGAGTTCGCTCGGAGCAGTTTTCTACAGAAAACAACCAGTTCTCTGCAGGAGCAGCCGGGTGATTTCTCACAGCTGCAACGCTTCTCTACGACAACCACGGACTCCACAAGAACAAAGCCGCTGGTCGTTTCTAGGACTGAGTTGTTCCTTTTGCACGAGATGCTGTAGTCCAAAGTGGTGACCAACATGTCTTTGTAGACAAACCGCGCGTATTCAGTAATGGGCCATGTATCTTTGCTCTGCAATGCAGCAAGTTCTCTCACAGTTAGAGATCTCTGAGAGCCACATCCCAAAGTAAACGCATCGTCTCTGATGTAGTTGGATGACTTGGTAAGTATACCACAGCTTGTCATAGAAGAAAAGAGCTCAGCGATTTCTGCACTAGTATCCTTCAGCACATCACTTCCTTTACTGACGATCTCATCATAGGAAACAAACTGCTTAAAAATGTGCGATGACGCAGACTGAGTCCTGGAGTACATCTGCAGGAGTCTGCTGTGGACGTCCTGAAAGACAAAGGCCGAGTTGGCCCACAGCAGACCCCAGTTACGGGCACAGTCAGTGAGATGCATCAGCAAATGGCAGTTAAATGAGCAGTGCTCGAGCCCATAAAGAGAAGGAACCTGCGAGACGAACTGAACGAGGCATAACTCTGCACAGCTGATCTCCTCCTGGGTGGCAAACTGGGAGAGGAGGACATGAAGTGATGAAACAAGAAGCATCCAGTGTTTGTAGTACAGCTTTGgtaaaactttacacagtattacaggAGAGTAGAGAAGAGCAAACGCTCTCCACTCAGATGCTTCCCAATGCATTCTCTCACTGAGGCGCCGAGGTCTTTGTCTAATCTCATCTGGGGGTTGGATGGCACACAAAGCTTTGTCCAGGTCCTTCAAACTCTGAGGTGGAAGGTGGAAACGCTTTCTGCCATAAAGGGGGTCCAACCAACGGTTGACAAACTCAGGAACAACCCCGAGACAAACACAGTGCATGTAATCTGGGATAAAACCTTTGATAACGTCAAACGCAGGCAAGAGAAGCAGCGGACTGTGACCTTTGACACCCATTTGACCTTGCGGATACCCATTTTCGATCACTAAGGTGGCCAGCTGCTCTGTCTCAGCCATGTGGCGCAGGTCACACCCATCAATCTGAACAGGATACACTCTGGTGTAACCCCGGCCCTTCTGAACCAGCTCACCTTTGTGGTAGCAGAACCCACAGCCAAACTCCGAACTGAACGGCTGAAAGTTCTGCACCGCTGACCTCGCCATCGAATCGCAGACGCAGATTTTCGCTGCCACTCTGGTGTTCAGCTCTAAACCGCTCTCATCTTCCCAAGTGAAGCCCTCGTTAGACAGTTTATGGAGTTCGTTAATGAACGGCGTAAAGAAACACTGTAGCAGTGGCTTTCCTTTACCGAACCACAACGTGTGCAGCAGAACATTTTTACACCGCTCCACGTATGGAAGTTCGTTGATCGTGCACAGGATGGGCCAGACTGAAAACTTGGATGATTTGAGAAGAGGAGAGCTATCACATGTGAAGGTAAGTGTAATGCTGCCCTCCTGCTCATCATGCTTATATTCACCTCCGGTGTTAATATCAGAAACCGAATCGCCCCTCGTAAAATGCTTCCCCAGCTTTGAGTGAACGCGTGTGAGGACTTTCCTCAGCTGGATCTCTAGCGGCATCACGAGGAAGTAGTTGGCTTTTTCAAGCAGACTTTTTTTGCTCAACCGCTGCTGACACACTCCGCACTCAGTCCCAGGCTCGAGACCGAGGTAGTTTTCACACCTGGGACAGTACAAGTGGATCTCCGTCGTCTTGTCAATATCAgtcaaatgtttctttaaaaaccgCAGAGAGCTGGGAATGCATCCAGGCACCACGAGGTTGAGGAGCGCCAGGAGGTCTTTGGTGGCTGCTTTTGACAAGTCGTGCTTCAGGATGAAGgccaagaggaggaggaggagagccctcacactgactgaagaacCGGAAAATATCTTCTTCTCCCCGTCAAAGTTTGGGTCAAATATCTGCTCCTGGGTAACATGTTACAGACAGCAAATTAGAAGGTAAACGTCAAGATACCGAAAGAAAAGGAACAAAGGGAAAACAAACCATTGGATCTTCTTCTGGGGGATCATCACATGAAGCTGAATTTTTATGCTGTGAAAATAGAAGAGATGGAGGCATAAACAGGCAAGCAGTTTGAGGGATGAATTAAACAGaaacagtttaataaaatatcttattttcttttttttttttttaaaaagctctaAATATAGCATCTTCCACAATTATGGAcactcctggtaaagatgtgaaaaaccttaaaataaattcatcagcataatctcacactgcaCAAGAATTATTGGAATAACTGAAAGAAAATCCCAAGTTCATTCATTTTTGCCCATGGGTACAGGAAAATATGTACTTACCTAAACATTCTCGTACCTACAGTGAAAGAAGGTTGGACAAGGAACTTGGTCGTTCATGCAGCACCCGCAGTAATAAGAACACAGTAATAAGAACAATAAGGCAAGTAAGTTAGGCTTCTAGGCTCACTGTTAGATCTCTGCAGGAGGATTTGCCTCTTGGAGTTGCCAGATCTCCATACCAACCATCAGATGCTGTTTACATGACAACCAGCTGTTCAGGAGCCATGCCAGGAACAATACATTCCTGTCCTAGCATCACAAAATGGAGTGTGCTACACACTACTGGAGCTTTAAATGAACCATTCGCTTTGGTccgatgagacaaagattgCGTTTTTAAGCAACAAACACGAAAAAAACGAAGTATGAATGTGTGGCAAAAGCACCTTACATTCAATGTTAACTAAAGTGgaagatctgtgatgctgtgggcctgttccTCTTCCTGAGAGAGCGCACGGCACCATGAAGTGCATGAAATGCcaggatattttaaataaaaatatggcaGAAAACTGTCGATCAACATTGCGTCTTTAAAGCAGGatggtgtttaaaaaaatatggaaaaatcaGCACAGAAATGATTCACAACACAAAATCCAACTTTCTTCCAAATTCTACAGAAAATCtctaaaagaaaagagagacccATGGACTCTGGGGGATCTAGCGAGATTGTGCAAAAAGGAATGGCCAAAGACCCCCTCCTCTGTATGATCCAACCCAGTGAAAGGTTATAGAATATATTGACAAACAGGAACAAAGTATTTACAGCAGGGATGCCAATAAGAGTAGAGGGTGCTCATAAAGTATCacattttacccttttgtggtCTGCATCTTCTCTAGCATCCTTTGTTGTTGTGGGAAACAGGACCCTGAGCTAAAAGTCAGAAGAAAATTAATAATCATCAGAATTTTCCAACGTTTCTATCGGTACCAGAGGTTTACTAAAAAATCTTGCACCATGGGATCTTCTTCATCAGTATCAGGAGAGGAGTCTGCAGTGTCGGCATCCTCACAGTCACTGCTGAACTCTCTCtagaatttaaaaaaggaaaacagaacaattgtcttttatttttttaatctctaaAGTTTAACAATCTCACCCCAGCCTGAACACATATTACCATTTTCTTATCTGGAGCTTTCTTTATAAGATGTGCTGGTCCAGCTGACTCAGAATCGAcctgaaaaggagaaaaatatgCCCTCAGAAATTTCTGCAGAAATTTAAAATTTCTAAAAAATATCTGTTGGTCTGAAGTTAAATATTCATggaatataaatgttttaactctACTTTATCTCCTCCTTTATCTCTGGCTGGTCCAGCATGATCAGCCTAAGAAACAAGAGATCATTATGAATAACAGTGATTTATGATCATTTCATCCAAATAAAACCAGTCATTTTATTCTGATCTCATATGACATATGGCTGCATCGAGTGACAATGGCTTTAATAAATGTACTTCTGAATTTGACCATTTCAATCAGGTGAGGATCAACAGTGATTTCTGTAATATTGAAACTATAATGAtaatgatttgatttttttcacaatgAATGACCAGTTTAAAAGGGAAGGCTCAATTTAGAAACAAGCAGAACTTTCCCAGGCACACAGCAGGAGCCTAGGTGACATAAAGAAATCCAAATTAAGAAACAAAAGTTGTACAATCAGCAGAGCTGCCCATCGGTCACAGTCTCTGCCTTCAGCAGAAGACTTCCGGGTTCTAGATGTCCTGTTTACCAGTGATGTTAGCATGAAACCAGGAGATGGCGCCAGAAGAAGGCCCTGAGCTGAAAggcaaagctcttgatttaatAATCCATTTATGCTCCATCCCTCCGAAATGTTCTTAAGATTTGGATCAGAACCAAAGCAACGGGATTCCAGGTACAAGTGGCTACAATAAGTGTTCTTCACCAGGTGAAGCGATGAATCGGCTGGACGATTCACTTGTCTAATCTattgtgcaagttttgtttctttttgaaatgaaaaatgaaagactaaaggaactgcaatgctccaatcttttcatttatatttgagagcaaTGCTTcgtgtgcagttaaaacaagtttgtactGTTTCACTGGTATTGTTCAATGTtgctcaataaaataaaactggaacattgAAGATGTAGTGTGACTTTATAACACCAgacagtgtttaaaaaaaagaaaattggtatCGGCAAAAGTTggaatcggcaggtcaggctttttaaagatcggtgATCAGagattggccagaaaactgcaatcggtgcaccgGTGCCACCCCTTCCAGGAAggctgatttttaaaataatctagGAAAAAATGTAGAAAGCACCAGAGAGAGAAAACCTTTGAAAGTTCCTTAGAAGCTTTGACAgaccttcaaaaaaaaaaaaaaaaaacactttaaatgaCAACAACAAATATGGCTGCTTTGAAaccaaatttttaaaaatgagaaagAATTGGAGACCTGGGTGTAAAACTCAATAtgtgcctttaaaaaaaaaaatctccgaataaaaagcaaagcaaacagTGATGTTGAAACGATTCCCTCTCATCCCGCTGTAGGATGACAGTGAAACGAACATGGGAGAGGAAACCCTGGAGCCCCTCCAGGTGCGGAGCATCTCTAAGCCGCTCACTGATTCCCTTTGTTGGATAGAAAGCTGCAGCTTTCCCTTCATCCCTCTCACCTCTAGCTGTGCTGTCTGTGTCCTGTTAGGAGGCTTCTTCGTGGGTCTCCCACTCCGCGGAAGGGTCGCCACAGTGTTAAACCGTATCCATTTATGGATAATCTTCCTAACTGTGGAATGATGAATCTCCAAACTCTTTGAAATCAGTTTATATCCCATCCCGGCGTTGTGCATATCTACAACTTTCGACCGGATCCCTTCTGGGATCTCGTTTCTACGAGGCATTTTTTCTTGATATTCAGTAAAAtatcataaaatgaaaatctgcccaaaaattatttcacttttCTTAACAAGGAAGCGCCCCGAGTCCGTTGTTTTTTCTACTTCCGGTGCACACCGGAAAAGGAATTGAACATCTGCTTTTTCCacgatttttattaaaatgtgtattttttccccACCGAATCCTTCAGGAAATacgttttaaacaaaaaatataacgatttaaaaaaacaattcagcATAATATATGcatattttgtaataaaataattgcAGTAACTGTGTTAACAAATCCACAAAAAATGTAATCGGAAAAtctaaaatgaaatgtaaaatctTGTGAAGAACTCACAGATATTAACAGATATGAAATATTTTCCCCCTTACaaatttcctctgtttttggtttttgttacaGTAATTGTTTCCAATTATCAAACAaaatttaatatcagacataaatatcagaatcagctttattgccaagttcgtacatacaaacaaggaatttgactccggtacactttgctctctggtttttgtttttgcattacagaatatacatatatacaatatacaaatatacacatatataaataaaaaaggtggatttgcaacttcagtatgaggttgttctgtactctattaaatgttcaacagagaaacagcctgggggaagaaactgtctctgtggcggctggttttagtaaacagtgctctgtagccgCAGCCTGAAgataaaactctgaacagtttatgtgcagggtgtgtggggtctgcagagattttagcagctctttttctgaccctagacctgtataaatcAAGTTCATTTAAACTGCTTGGTTTACTGGAACAGACCCAGCTTTTAAGCATGGCGCTTATGAATGTTTTCAGATTTCTGAGTCTGCCTGTAACATTCTGACCCAATGTGAATTAGAGAAAACCCACAATATATTCTTTGTACAGTTGGTACAGTAATATGTCACAGTCCACATGGAAATGTATGATATGATGGTACAATCTGCTCATCCTGTTTTgggatgtttttgtaaactttcttcttcttcttcttgtattatttttggcagttggcaaataacgttatgatgtgcattaccgccactgactggtatggagtgtggttcttcatggttttaaatcttatttactattacaacaatcacattctatttattaatttagtgctcttgaaaaatctaattataatttgaatatgcttgctacctaaacttctttgcaaagtatctctcaaaataaaattttctttaatacctacaaattatctccttaaaattgttctttattTGTAAACTTTCCTCCCATTCCTCCCTTCGATCGGCCTTTGGTTGCTTGTCTTCTGTCACTGCTCCCAGGTGACTTGGTTTCTTCCTTGTCGCTTGGCCCATTGAAGTATTTGCACCCCAGGCTGCCACATTCCTATCTGCATTCCTCTAACCCACTGACCTTTGGTGACCCTCCATGGCGCTTCCCTTCCCAGTGTCCGTGCAGCTGCCACACGTCAGTAACTGCTGTCACTCTTGACAAATATAGACATCTCAAGAAAGATCTTGGTGCCATGGGGTCAGTGTTTATGATGGGGAAGTTTCTTGGAGTCACATGTAGCTTCCTCAAGAAACCTTTATGAGTGTTATGTTTCTGGGTAGCTGGTAAAGTATTAGGACTGCACAAGTATGTCTAATGATAAATTTACAGGTTATATCACTTTTCTTTGTAGTTACCTTTACTAAATGCTTTCACTTTATTAAAACTGTGTGAAAACGATTTTCAAACCTGCCATAAAGCAAAcataatattaaataacaaCATGCTCCATTATGTTGtattaaatgccagaataaatGTCTTTGTAATAATGTACGAAGCTACTCTATTGTAATCTAGTTCTGTTGGTCTATAGAAGGTCTGCAGTTTCATCTGAAAGTCCTGCAAGGAAGCAGCCCTAAAGCTGTCAGTGAAGACATTATGGGATGTAAAGTGATGTTTGGACCCCTCACAACACTAATTCTGACTTTTTATGGTCACTTTGCAAGGTTACCTAATTACAGTTTAAGCCAGGTTGGACACATTacgataaaatattttagatgtttaaaCTACTTTTTAGTAGCTTGGGatgcacagttggtagcactgttgccttgcagcaagaaaatcctgggttcaattcccaggctgggggtctttctgcatggagtttgcatgttctcccagtgcaagcgtgggttctctctgggtactccggcttcctcgcACCGTtattggactgtggaaggaaggtTAGCttgattggt is a window of Girardinichthys multiradiatus isolate DD_20200921_A chromosome Y, DD_fGirMul_XY1, whole genome shotgun sequence DNA encoding:
- the LOC124864964 gene encoding uncharacterized protein LOC124864964, yielding MPRRNEIPEGIRSKVVDMHNAGMGYKLISKSLEIHHSTVRKIIHKWIRFNTVATLPRSGRPTKKPPNRTQTAQLEADHAGPARDKGGDKVDSESAGPAHLIKKAPDKKMREFSSDCEDADTADSSPDTDEEDPMLRVLFPTTTKDAREDADHKRHKNSASCDDPPEEDPMEQIFDPNFDGEKKIFSGSSVSVRALLLLLLAFILKHDLSKAATKDLLALLNLVVPGCIPSSLRFLKKHLTDIDKTTEIHLYCPRCENYLGLEPGTECGVCQQRLSKKSLLEKANYFLVMPLEIQLRKVLTRVHSKLGKHFTRGDSVSDINTGGEYKHDEQEGSITLTFTCDSSPLLKSSKFSVWPILCTINELPYVERCKNVLLHTLWFGKGKPLLQCFFTPFINELHKLSNEGFTWEDESGLELNTRVAAKICVCDSMARSAVQNFQPFSSEFGCGFCYHKGELVQKGRGYTRVYPVQIDGCDLRHMAETEQLATLVIENGYPQGQMGVKGHSPLLLLPAFDVIKGFIPDYMHCVCLGVVPEFVNRWLDPLYGRKRFHLPPQSLKDLDKALCAIQPPDEIRQRPRRLSERMHWEASEWRAFALLYSPVILCKVLPKLYYKHWMLLVSSLHVLLSQFATQEEISCAELCLVQFVSQVPSLYGLEHCSFNCHLLMHLTDCARNWGLLWANSAFVFQDVHSRLLQMYSRTQSASSHIFKQFVSYDEIVSKGSDVLKDTSAEIAELFSSMTSCGILTKSSNYIRDDAFTLGCGSQRSLTVRELAALQSKDTWPITEYARFVYKDMLVTTLDYSISCKRNNSVLETTSGFVLVESVVVVEKRCSCEKSPGCSCRELVVFCRKLLRANSQPTIQNKQISKNIAEFLVRVRSSDELCALACPDIVAKCFLIEQKGRLYVMRMPVLEIL